The DNA region AGACATCACATAGTACTTGTATCTGCTCTTCTACTATACTTAATAAGTGATTTGGATTCACATAGACGTCTTTCACCATGACACACTAGTGGTAACTCATATTGAGAATGTGTTTGTCTCTTGGGATGCACTGTGGGAGTTAAATGACATGTCCATCCCTTCCTCTTCTGCAGGattttccctcctcttcctcctctttctcctcttctcacCAAGCTTCTTGGCCACTTTCATCATGCGCTGCCTGAAGGAGGACCCCACGAAGGCGTAGAGGATCGGGTTGAGGCAGCAGTGAGTGAGGGCCAAGCTCTCAGTCACCTGAGCCGCCTGATCCAACACTTTACTTGTCCCACAGTGGGTCACTAAGGCGTAGACTGAGTCCATCGTTCGATAGACCTTCAGCACGTTATAAGGCAGCTGAGTAACCACAAACACCCCCACTACTATTAGGAGAACACGTATAGCTTTCCACCTCTTGCCTCTGCTCTCGACAGGGAGGCCCTTTAGTGACCGGCCCATGCTCCAGTAGCAGATCACCATAACCAGGAGTGGAAGCAGGAATCCCAGCAGCACCTCTGCCATCTCCAGGGCAGCTTTCCCCCCTCCAGCCATTGATGGAGGGTAGACAGCCAGACAGACGCTCCTGTTAGACGCCCATCTCACTTCTGAGAGTATTAAATCAGGAAGACCAAGCATGAAAGCTGTCGCCCAAACAACTAAACACATCTTCCAACAGTGTCTCCTGGTTAATATCCTCTGCAGCCTACCTCTTTGGTCTTTACCTTGCGCCCTGGCTAATGCTAAGTAGCGATCCAGGCTGATGCAGGCCAGCAGAAGCATGCAGCAGGTGAAGTTGACCGTGTAGCAGGCCGACACGATCTTACAGACGACCTCACCCAGCTCCCAGCCCCTCGCCGCATCAGCAGCCCAAAAAGGTAGCGTGAAGAGCAGGAGCAGGTCGGCCACAGCCAGGTGGGTCAGGAAGGTGTCCGTCATGGTCTTGAGGCGTTTGTGGTAGGCGTAGACAAACACGACTAAGGCGTTTCCTGCCAGCCCCACCACCAGACACACGGTATACATGATGGGGAGGAAGAGGGCTGCGAAAGAACGGACGTCACCCTTCTCACAGAGGGCGGGGTAGTCGTCATAGCTGAAGTTGAAGCTGATGTTTTCATGGTAATAGTACTCGTCTTCCTCTGAGACATCCATGCTAATCAGATGAAGCTGTGAGGGAGGACATTTTGAATTAATTGTCTGTGGCTTTTGAACATTCACAGCTCTGCTTGTGCTAGTGCTTAACACAGGAACACAGAACTTGGAAAGTGTTATTTTCACTTCACTGTGTCTTAAAACATTCAACACTCTGCTTGAGTAACAATGTGTTCCCACTTAAGAGTTAACTGCCAGAGGAAATATCTTAGACCAAGAAGgaacacaaatttaaaattgCCACAAGTCACAAATGCCATGATAATTTAGTGTAATGACACAAGCAACTGTAGAGCCAGAGTCTGGATTTAATGTTCTGATTACAATAAAGCTTTCAGAAATGAGCTGTCTGTTCTAGAATTGGCCCCCAAAcaggaaaatactgtatgtggaaaCAAGATAAACCTCTAGTTTGGGAAAATGCATCTAAAGAAGAAACATTAAAGTCTGCAAATGATTTTGTGATTGCAGGCTAATTATTGTGCCATGACAACATACCTTGTCCACATCTGGACATCGTGTCCTGACCTGAACTGTTCCTCCCTGTTGTACCTTCACTCAGATAAATAATGTGAGTTCATTTTGCCTCTCTGCAGTGTGATACGTTCAAAGTGCAGAGGAGGCTATGTAGTTTCCAAAAGTGCAGATTGTATAAACTATCAAATTCCCCTGGCGATCCCCCTCATGAGATTTCCCCTCTGCATAGATTAACATGCTGAAGAAgatttgtaatgttttctttgaaacaaggGCAC from Siniperca chuatsi isolate FFG_IHB_CAS linkage group LG13, ASM2008510v1, whole genome shotgun sequence includes:
- the ackr4a gene encoding atypical chemokine receptor 4; the protein is MDVSEEDEYYYHENISFNFSYDDYPALCEKGDVRSFAALFLPIMYTVCLVVGLAGNALVVFVYAYHKRLKTMTDTFLTHLAVADLLLLFTLPFWAADAARGWELGEVVCKIVSACYTVNFTCCMLLLACISLDRYLALARAQGKDQRGRLQRILTRRHCWKMCLVVWATAFMLGLPDLILSEVRWASNRSVCLAVYPPSMAGGGKAALEMAEVLLGFLLPLLVMVICYWSMGRSLKGLPVESRGKRWKAIRVLLIVVGVFVVTQLPYNVLKVYRTMDSVYALVTHCGTSKVLDQAAQVTESLALTHCCLNPILYAFVGSSFRQRMMKVAKKLGEKRRKRRKRRENPAEEEGMDMSFNSHSASQETNTFSI